The segment AAGGATGGTTATCAGTCGAGGGACTTAATTGTTCTTCATCGGAATATTCCTAATCTAGATGATCTTTTAGCTAAATTTGAACGATGTCACACCCATCGGGATGATGAAGTGCGTTATATTATTGATGGTGAGGGCGTATTTGGGTTTGTTCGTCCCGATGGTTCTCAAGTTGAATTAACGGTTCAAGCTCAAGAATATGTCAATGTTCCTGCCAATACTGAACACTGGTTTCATCTAACCGCTACAAAGCGCATTAAAGCCGTTCGTTATTTCACTTCAACCGAAGGATGGACTCCTGAATATACAGGGACAGAAATTCGTTTTTTAACCAAAGTCTAAGCAGTATGGCTATAGGTTCGTAGTAAGGGCTTTAGCCCTATAATAATATGAAATGGATAAAAAAATGCTATTGTATTTGGCAAACAACAGGAGTCCCTGCGGCATCAAGTTCATGGCAAATAAACTTTTTAATGGCTTGAAGTACCGTTAAACCACCATTAACTAGCCAGGGGGCTGCCCCTTCACTCGCTTCTACCGCATAGGCACAGTCAGCCCTAATAGTCCATTCTGAAGCTTTAGCGGCGGTTTCTTCATCGAGTC is part of the Rippkaea orientalis PCC 8801 genome and harbors:
- a CDS encoding 1,2-dihydroxy-3-keto-5-methylthiopentene dioxygenase, giving the protein MAILQLENGTTYIQLDDITRELAPLKVKLNYWTVGEDRKLGNLLDQESLSEEEKEDVLQRLDHYFQQLKEKDGYQSRDLIVLHRNIPNLDDLLAKFERCHTHRDDEVRYIIDGEGVFGFVRPDGSQVELTVQAQEYVNVPANTEHWFHLTATKRIKAVRYFTSTEGWTPEYTGTEIRFLTKV